In Rhinolophus ferrumequinum isolate MPI-CBG mRhiFer1 chromosome 16, mRhiFer1_v1.p, whole genome shotgun sequence, the sequence AGGACtttgtggggggtgggagacacACACAACCTCAAGGGAAACAGGGAAGGGGCTTTGATGAGTCCAGGCAATGTCCCTACATGTCTCTCAGCCCAATTCCCACCAGCCGTGTCCCAGAAGAGTCCACCCACCCTTGGCAACATTGCCCTGACGTCCTGAGCAGAATATTCTGATATTTGGCTATACCAAGAATAGAACAGAGTCATCTGGACCTGCTCAAGCTCCAGCGCCTTCACTTTCACAGCCCCTCTGAGTCCACAGGGTCATACCTACATAATAGTAAAACTTACAAGAgtagggccagcccagtggcaaaggtggttggagcactgtgctcctaacgctgagtttgcccgttcgattcccatatgggccagtgagctgcgccctctacagataagattgtgaacaacagctctccctggagctgggctgctatgagcagccagaggttggcgtgaactgccgtgggctgctgtgagcagccgaccgatgACTGACAACCAATTACCTCAGCCcagggagcgcaaggctcataataccagcatgagccagggagctgtgtccttcacaatgagactgagaaacaagactgagaaacaatggcttgaaccagagttgggggGAGAGGTGAAAGAAAGGGGGGGAAGAAACCTTACAAGAGTAGTAGTATTGTATTCCTTTTCTTAAGGAGACCTCTTCAAATTGTTTAAAACCCAACCACTCGTGGTGCTGTGGCCTTGTGACTCACAGTACCCACTGCCTACCCCAGGGGAGCTGGCCACAGCCTGGGGGACCCCCCACACCACTCAGGAATGTGGGAGTGTCTCGGCCCGGTAGGACCCAGGCTGTGAAGGCCTGCGGTCAGGTAAACACTAATTAGGTCCTGCCACACCCTCCTGGGCAGCTCTGGAAGATGAGGGAGCCTGCATGGAGGAGGTGGCCTTGGGCTCCTGCCCCAGGACTGACTGCATGAACAAGGCTTGGCAGACCTTCCCTCCATGACTCCTGCCCAGGGGGTCACATCCCCCAGCCCTCGGGCTCCAAGGCAGCCCCATATCCCCTCCACTCTTTGGCCTACCACTGGTTGCTCAGGGCTCACTGCTAAGGGGCCCCTCTGTGTCACATCAGTGACGAGGAGGAGGGAACAGAAGTTTACTGAGAGCTTGCGTGCACGATCCCACCAACGATCAATAACACAGCCAGGAAGGTGTGGctgtccctattttatagatgaggaaactgaggctcaggttgGCCTAGTGACTAAGAAACGTAGTATGTGGCATGGAGCTTAAGGCATCTCTCTGCATTCTGAGTAACGagggaggcagcctggctccctAAGCCTGTGATGTGTTAGGGGCCAGTACAGCAGCTTTCTGGGAGTTCTTGCTAAGGCCAGAGCACCTCCCCGGGTGGTGGTGGAGTCCTCCATCTACTCCTCTAGGACCTTTTGACCTCCTGGCCACCTCCACTGCTGACCTCACAGGGCCTCCCCAAGGTGCAGGGAGGGCCGGATTCCCTCACGTGCTGGCTGCCCAGAGGGGCAGTGCCACACCCAGCCTCTTCCTCTTGTCACCACCTGCGCTGACTCACTGTCTGACCTACTACTTGGCCGGGGTGAGGGTTGGTGCCCCAAAGCCCAGCCAGGCATCAGGGACACCTATAAAAGCACACTGGTCCAGGCCCCAGCATCCTGCTTGGTCGCCACCTGTTGCAGCACAATGCTAGGAGGACTGGGGAAGCTTGCTGCTGAGGGCCTGGCCCACCGCACCGAGAAGGCCACTGGGGAAGCTGGTAAGGGCCTGAGGCTCCTTTCCACCTGGGCTACTCCCTCAGGCTGGGGGTTGGGGACTGACTAGACTGGGCCTGCCCAAAGCTGATCCCCGCAGGTTTGGGGCAGGCCTTGGCCTAGAGATCAGCCCCCACAACGATAGGATGGAGCtgagaggggggtggggggaggaggctgaggaggGCAGCTCGGAGCAGAGCCTGGAGGAGCTGACTGCCTCCATGTAGCTGAGGGTACGAGGGAGGCCAGCTCAGAGGCCCCAGGGAGCCTGAGGGGAGCCGGGATGCTGGGTGAGCAGCTGGTGGCCTGAATCCTTCCCTCTGGAAACCTGGGCACCTGTTCCGAATATCCTATACAGGGAAAGGAaggcagatttttatttttaccgtAACTTTAAAGCTTTAAagattctttattaaaaaacCACCAAGTCTGATTCTGTTCAAAGTCAGCTCCCAGGGTTCGGAGTTTATACAAAGGACGTTTGCAATGTCTTCAAAGTCCCCGGAAGTCCTTTTTTTGTATGCAGAGATCAGCAACTGTATGTGGGGAGGCTAAGTCTGCTGCTGTCTTTCTAAATGGCTAACTCGTTTGTGTTCCATTGGTTAACTCTTGGCTGCGTTGActgccctctttcctccttcacaGCCCTCCGAGTTCtgtattattcccattctacagatgaaggaACCAAGCAGTTGAGGGGGAGTTAGAACCAGTTCTTCTGACTCCAGAATCTTCCATTTCTAGCACACTACCACCCAAATGTTAAACAGCTCCTAGGTGGGCAGAGAGCCCTCTTCTGTTGGAAGAATGACTTTGGGGAACTGGTTTTGCTGGAGGAGGCTTCAGGGTTCGGCTTCCGGCTGCAGCCTCTGTCTTGCTTAAGGCAGGACAGCAGCTCACCTGAGAGGTGTGGTGACCTGAGAAACAAGCTTAGCCTTGTTGCCAGGCTCCCAGCTGGCAGGAGGGAGTGTTCATTGGCATTCCAGACCTTGCCAGGCTGAGGGGCATGGAGGGCCCTGTGCCTTTGCCTGGCTCACTCAGCTTTTCCCCAGCAGCCAGGACCCACTTGAATCTCTGAAGGAAACCAGCTGGGATTCCTTCCCGTGAGCCAGTTTATCCTGGCTGGAGCGGCATCCCAGAGTCCCATTTGGAATATCCAGCACTGTGTGGGCCCCGACGTGGGGAAGAGCTGGCTCGCACTGTGCTCTCACTTTGGGCTTGTCTCATCTTTTCAGTTCATGCCGTGGAGGGAGTGGTAAAGGAGGTGGTGGAGCACGCCAAGGAGGCTGGAGAGAAAGGTatggtggggcaggggaaggaaggaaggagggaagagggaaggttCTTTGACTAAGGTCAAACCCTGATGGATGTTGCACCCTTTCAGATGGTATGCAATTATCTATATTGAGGCCACAGACCAAACTTTGCTGAAGCAAGATCCAACTAGATAGTACTCTCTGTGGAATGTTAAGAAGACACAATCACAAATAAACaaccaaagacagaaaaaaaagggaaaaagaaacaacaaaaagtagGATGTTAAAAAGGCTACGTGGTAGCACACTGGGAAAAAACATTTAAGAcataaagttatatatttatataaatacatatttacatgtttatatgtatatgtgtgctgTGAGCATAACTATGTAAAAAGCGTATGTATGCCTCATTCCTTTCAACAAAACAGATTCCAGATGGATCCAGgacttaaatataaatacatgaaattatTAAACTGTTAGAAAAGAGCAGAGATTTTGGCAAAATCTCAGAGATGGGAGGATCTTTTAACTATGATAGAAAACCCAACAGCCATTAAGGAAATATTAGGCAAATTTGACAATATGAAAGTTGAAATTGTTCATAACAAACAATAAGATAAGCCAAATGAAAAACCACATGGTATTTATAGTAGAAATGACAACCCCAATATCAGGCCGTTCACAGGAAAATGAAGCCTGAGTAGGCAGTACACCCAAGAGCAGATACTCAGTCATAGCTGAAGGAAAGTAAGTCACtgggagaaataaaacagaattggAACACATTCCTCCAGGAGCTTTGCTGCCCTGCATCCCACTGGGGCTCGTCCCGGGCACGAGCCAGGAAGCCTGCCACGTCCCAGAGGCCACTCCAGGTGATATTGGCCCAGCAAGTGGCTGGAAACATTTACTTTGCTCATCAGacattcctcttttcttcctgacaGCCATTGCCGAAGCCTTCAAGAAGGCTCAGGAGACGGGGGACAAAGTGGTAAAGGAAGTCACCGAGACAGTGACCCACACTGTCACAAATGCCGTCACCCACGCAGCAGAAGGCCTGGGTAAACTGGGACAGTGAGCACGCCTGCCACTGGCAGACTCTTCTTGAATCTCAATAAAATCTGTGAAATGTGTACACTCGTCCTTGGATTTATTCCTGGTTGGATGGAAGCGCTGTTTATGTCCTGTCACCTGCTGTCACACATTGACACCCACTAGGGATCAGATAGGTCCCCTGATTAATCAGATGTGCTGCTCTCACATGAAGATTTCTCATGTCACCAAGGACCGCTGGAAGAATTGTTAGGGTCAGTGCTACATTTCTTAAAAGATTATTTCCCCAGAAACTATATATAGATTTCAGATACCTCAATGCTTCAAGGACACCCCAAGGGAGGACCATAATTCAGCCCATATGTTCTTTGGGTTTTACTCGAAATGTTCTTATAGGAGTTAGGGAAGATAATGGACCACCCTGACTGAGGTTAGCTGGACAGGCTCAGACAGCTTGAGATGCTCCACATTCTGAAAGAGGCTTCAGAGAAGCATTTCTGCTGGACAGTCACAAAATTAGGTCAAGGAGGAACCAAGTCCACTGTTGAAGCTGCTGTCAGATCTCCCCTCCGACACTTGTGTTAGGCCTAATTGGAGGGCGGGCAAGAATGCTTggcctcctctccttcctgctaTGAGTCAGTACCATAAAGGTTAAACAATATTTAAACAGCATTTAGCTTAATATTTTGGATTAAAATAAGGAATGGCATTGCTTATTTATCTTgctaaaagttttgttttcagcagaaattagttttttttttttaattaaagtttattggggtgacaatggttaatagttacataggtttcaggtgtacaattctgtaacacatcatctatatgtcccattgtgtgttcaccatccagtcagttctctttccatcaccatatatttgatcccttttaccctcatctaccccctCCCCCCCGAAAAGGTGTTTTAAAGAACAAGTTAGTTGCTCACCAtatttctggctttcttttaGAATTGGCTTCACAAGTTTCTGAACAGCCCAGGAATCCAATGTTTGGATTAGAACATCTGCCATTGTCCAGCTGGATCTAGACTTTATTATACCTTGGTTTGGTTTCTGATTAACTTTTGAATTTCCCCAGTTCAAATCCACTCTCAAAAGGATGAGAGCATTGTTGGTGGCAGTGTAGACTGCAACACCTCTCTGAATGGCAATTCCTCTTAGCAGACTTTACTCTTCAGGTGTACACAGGTACATGCAGATGCCCAAAGGGTGAACAGATTCACTGTGGCGTGTCTGTAACAACAAGAGGTTGGAAACACCCTAAAATGCTAAACAGAAATCACTTGGATGGCAAGTTTTGCTCTGCTTATTAGGTTTGAGATACAATCTAGAGAAGACATCTGTTACTTCTAAAGTATTGTAATGCCTCAGCTTGAGAAATGGGACCTGTGTCTAGATGGACACCTACAGGGAACTCATATCCATGAAGTGGAATACTCCATGGCTGTTaagcattaagaaatatatgtatgtcaTATGGGAACATGTCAAATAAGTTAAGatgtaaaatgtatgtatgtagaaTAAGCTATTTTTTATAAAGGAAAGCAAACACGTAattgtataaaaatagaaaaaactcaTAGCACATAGACAGCAAACGTGTTAACAGTATTCATCTGTGTCTGTGAGGATATGAGGAATCTGCATTCTCCACATTATATATTTCCATGATGCTTGACTTTAAGAGAAAACCAATACAGAAATAGTTTGAAATGTGGTCATGGAGTGCACATACTAGCTTATTCAAGATTGTTTCCTAGTTAAGAGCTACTCAAAGTTCGCTGGTTTACAACTTTTGTTACTACCGGCAATGAGATAAGGAAAGAAACAGAGCATTTATACTCTTCGACATTGCCTGGACCTCCAGGAGAGGACAATTCCTGTTGAACAGGGTATAGAGCGTCTCAGGTTGTTGAACTTGCATGGTAATGCGTACATGAACTAGTCACATGAAGTAGGACCACATAACACAATGAATtagattaagaaacaaacaaaaccccccaaatcTAGTCTTTCACTACAGAGTAGGAGCAGCATTGCCCACGTTCCCTTAACTTGACCTTGCAGTGTGCTGTTCTGGAATAAatacttccttctttcattttctttttactgtgtgTGTTATGCAATGAGTGGGCATGACATCAACCTCAGGCAAACTCTAAGCATGTTATAAAAAGCAGTAGAGTGATGTCAGAAAAAGTGGTGGAGAAAGGACCCCCCAAAATTCTCTCCTCTGTAAAATTGGTGAGAAAACTGGTAAAAACAGAATGAACTTTTtccagaactctggaaattaaccaaactCTTACAGCAATCAACAAAGCATGtatgtaaaacaaattaaaaaagcaaaatcttgTTAAAAACAGCAAGCTTTGTGATGTTTTTAACTTGCCCTATTCGATTCTCATTTCCCCCCACATCCTCTTCTCTAGCTCCACTGTAGCCTTGAAAACCAATAGCCTGGCTGTTACTGGAAAGAACAGAGTAGGGTTGGAGTTCCTTCAAAGACTCAGTCTCAGAGAACTATCATTATTTGCCTGGATTGGTGGTTCCTAGGAAGACCTCACTGCAAGGCTACCTTTATTTGTCCTGACCAGGAGCTCACCTAACGCAAAAAGCCTTTTTCTTGGAGATGTTTCTCGTGAAACATTTAGAGGCAAATTTTTAGGTTGGTGGCTGCATTAGGTGGAGGATAACAGTTTGGGCCAACAATAGGCTAATCAAaaagtgtaaaaagaaaaacgGGTATAAAACATCCATAGAGGCTTTGAAAATTTCAACATATTCCTGGGAATCTAAAAGGCCATGCACATGTGTGGTACTGTGCACATGCTCAGGAAAGACCTGAGGAGGCTCAAACTCTCACCTCTGACTAACCTTGAGGCTCTGTGCAAGCAGGAAGTGAAAACAcaggtggaaatgtaaactgcCTGGCTGAATATTGAAGGTGAGGCCCAACAGGCGAACAGGGTCCCCTTGCAAAGATGAGAGACTTACTGGTTCTAGGTACTTAAAGAAATCTCTGTCCAATCATTAGCTGACCACCAAGCTGAACAGAACTTCAGTAGCCGCACACAACAAAGAAATCAGACTCTAGAATTCAAAAATGTCattaagcaaaacaacaacagcaataacaaatcTGGGTGGAGGGGTGtggaatctgatttccagagttgccacattatattatttaacatgTCTCGcttttagcaaaaacaaaaccacccaaTGAAGATATGCAAGAAAAGAAATTATGACTcatttaaaggggggaaaaagtggaaactagggctggcccagtggctcaggtggttggagcacatgctgtgctcctaatgccaaggtcaccggttcgattcccacatgggccagtgagctgcgccctctacagctaagattgtgaacaatagttctccctggagctgtgctgcAGAGAGCAGCTGGAAGTTGGCGTGAACTtccgtgggctgctgagtgctgctatGTATGAATGGCCGGCTGCcagtgtgagctgccgtgggctgccatcgggagctgccaggagcagccgacTGACGGTCGGCGccaggctcataataccagcatgggccagggaactgtgtcctacacaactagactgagaaacaacggcttgaaccggagagGGGGGCGGGTGGTGGttgggaggcggaagaaggggaaaaacaaaacaaaaacaaacacaaagaagccAATacatttgtgggggaaaaaacccccaaaatgttaaaatcaatacccgtattacaaaggaaaaaaaattcttttgcaGAGGTTTCTGTGCAAAGTTCACAGAAATTGTTTACTTCATGTGCCATGCTTTGCCTGTCTAATGCATAGCAGGGCTGAGAAAGCTTGCCAGGAATGTTTAGGGAATTTACTTAAAGCTTGTGAGTTAAGATTccaggctattttttttttttttaaagtaaatcacCAATCCTAGTAATTGTCAGCACTGCTTAAAAAATCGAGCTTTCCTTTCTAATTTCCTTAACCTTTATAagagtaaaatacattttagtgtAGAAGTTCATGAGGCAATAGTTAAACTGACCAGAACTTTCTAACTCAAAGTTCCAGGGACCAAAGTTGATACTAGTGCTGTGTTGTCTTTATATAGCTACATGGACaatagcagtttttttttttaacattaacgTCAATAACGCACATCTTTAATCAAATCTTTAGAAAAATCACTATAAATACTCCAAAGGCCAAAACTAAGACTTCTTATCCTGCTTTCACAGGACCTAAGACTCCTGCCCCAGCCAGTATTGTTCCAAATATTCTGGAACTTATTTTTGTATCTCTTCCCCCACAAACACTTGACTGCTCCACCTAGACTGCAAGCAGACACCAGCAGCTCAGGAGGGGCTCACTGTCCTGGCGCTGGCTTGTCTACTGTGATGCTCGGAGCCATGGAGGCAGAATCAGGACAAAACAGTCCAGCTGGAAGTTATGCTCCTATTTCGGTAGCTAAGTAACTGGTGGAATCAGGTCTAGAATCCAGTTCTGCTGATTACAGTTAGTATTCTGTCTTAAACTGATATATTCTGTGgctaaatgattaaaaacaaaccctAGTCAATGAAACCtccctttattaaaaaaaggCACGAAAAATTACTTCAGTATATCAGCTTTAAGCACTGGAAACTCTTCCATAAGAACAGACATTGATGCTGTTCAATAGAATGAAATAAGATAATTCAAGAATAAAATGTGGGCAGCTCACAATATAGAGGAAAGTAATGTAACCCAACTGTATTGTCATCTACTAAAAGAGACActattaaatataaagacacagaaaagaaacaaactttggAAAAGGTAGACTTTTAATAACTGCTTTTATCACCAGGTTAAGTCATGCAGTTACAAAGTAGTTAGAAATTTCTGAAAGGATATTAtcgttaaaaaaagaaaaaagctcatTCTTACATAAATAATATCTAGCACTTCATTGGGACACTACTTCAAAAGGCCCTGGCAAAATAACTCCCAAACACAACACTCTACCCCAGGTTGTTTTCAGGCCGCTGTAAGGAAGCTGCGTGTAGAATGCGAGGCCTCTGCAGAGGACACAGTCAGGGCGAGCCGGGCCATCGGCAAAGCTCAGAGCCGCCAGCCAGACTCCAGAGGGAGCCACGTGGGTTTTTCTGGGACTCTATGTGAATTATTGTTTAATCAGTCAACACAACAGATTTTCAAAAGAGAAGACCAATTAATTAACATGATAATGAGGTTACAGGATTCTTTGGACTATTTGTCATAATTGTGGTTAGTAAATTTCAAGTCAGTCTTAACAAAAATAGCCTCCATCATGTGCTACTGAATGATATGTATGAAGGTAACTTAACTCTCCACTGGGCTTTTTGTTTTGCGGGACAACAATATACTATTGATAAGCTATAAATGATACtgttttgttataaaaatactAGCTTTTTTCATCCATTATGTTTATAGGCATTCACTGCTTGAGTCAAGGTTAGGCTTACTGAGTGATTAAAGGCAATTTTATTACAGCAGCATGtacttattttattctaaaagaataaaatgtataaagagaaatagcttttatttttgtttgcaatCTGTAAAATTGAGTTCTTTTGCTGATATAAAATACCAATAACTCACTTGAGGTCCATGCCACCTTCTGAAAATGCCACACCCCTGCTTTTGAAGCGTGTCAGTTATGGCCTGTCTCAGACTTGTCCAGAGCTGAAGCAGCAAGCGACTGCGCCTGGCCAGCAGgtcctctcccagcctcagctctGACAGCTGGGGGAGGCAGCCGGGGAGCAAGGCAGCGCGGCCAGACAGAAGAGACGTTTGATTTAAAGGCAAAGTACCCAATAGCTCTGTGGCATCGGTCATTGCTACTTTCACACTCATCATCTTTGTACAGGATCCCCtaaccttaatttcttttttttaagggacTGATTTGGATTGACTTGTTGAGAATGGCATCCATTACCTATGAAGTCATGAGAGAAGGATTTCTGTGGTTACACGTAAACTTGTGATGATAGGGCTACAGATGAAGAGGTGAAGAGGGCAGTGAAGAAGTCAGCTACAATCCATCTATGTGAAGGTCACACCGGCTTCGTTGTACACCTTGAAAACTTTCTCAATGGCGTTGACGTAGGCAGCTGTTCTCAGGTCCAACCCCAGGTTATACTTCATGGCCGTGCGCATGATTTGCTGAAATGAAGGAGAGAACAGTGAAGACCACCCCAACTCAAGCATACAGGCCACAAACACACAGGCACATATGGACAAGTTACCTGTCACCATTTCAGTGCAGGACTTGGGCAGCCAAAGGGAAACTACTCAGGCAGTAGAGTAACCTCTAGCCAGGAAGGACTTTTTCTCTAGAATTCAAGAAACCACTGTCTAGGCAGCAGTAAGATGTGAGCTGTCTCTCTGCCCTTTAAACATCCTGTTATCTGGAGCCAGATCATTTGATACTTTGTGATAATTTAAATGAACTAAGAATGGGGTAATGAAAATGGTCTGGAGTTAGTGGTGATGGCTACACAGCCCTGTGAATATACTTAAGGCTGctaaattatatacttttaaaggATGAATTTATGGTatctcaattatatctcaataaaaaattaacaacaaacactaccttcttcttctttaataTCTGTTTATGCTATTTCAACTTAGAGCCAAGTGGTCAAAAAGCCTTTTACTTATACCAAATTCCATAGTGTAGCAGCTTCCTTTAGCTATAATGGAGTGATGCCCTGAGCTGTAATCCAGTTTGGCTGACTATTTGATTTTTAGCTAAACACCTAACATCACTCTTCCCTAacttgctattattatttattcccGTAAACCTATAAACAGATTGAAAACCCCCAAAACACTGCTCATCATTTAAGACTAAAAAAGCATGCATTTTGCTGCACGTAAATGAGCAACAGGTAAACAAATGGCTGTTTTCTAGCACTACGCCTGAGCACACGATCTGGCGGCTGAGATGACAGCTGAGATGCAAACAGCACGTGCACACGTACCCTGGCAGAGCGCTCCATAGTGTAAGCTAAGCCAGAGTGCACGATGTCTTTCTCAGATGCCccctatgaggaaaaaaaaaaaaaaacttaataaaatgacACAAACACACGCTTCACTGCACCTATGTGAGCGAAGGATTCTTCAGTCAATGTATAGCCAGAATTGTAGATATATGCAATTTCTGTACAATATCTTGATACCTAGTTAAGTAGTTGCATTTTAATCACaatttagttttcattatatttgacAGCAAACAAATACTCATAAGACAATggtaaaacaacacagaaaagtACCAACCAAGAAACATGAAGGCAAGTAGTGAGATCAGcaccagccaccatctgacatgCAGTCACACACCGCCACACATTATACTGTTCGGGTCACAGCGCATTCACTTCCGTTCCCCAGAACAGGGACATGACACAAGCATGGAAAGGCATCTAAGCATCTCCAATAACAGCTCTGGGGTAGAATCCTGAATATATTCAGCAGTGCCACCAACTTTTAAAGCTGGGCAAACATTATCAGAATTAAATAACCCCCTTAATTCTACCAGTGAGGAAACTGGACTAGAGAAGTTGGCCAAGTTTACAAAATAGCTATTTTTAGAGCTGGGATATAACGCAGGTACCTCAATGACCAAGTCAGCTCATTTCATTCCCAAGCCAGTTATCTCAACGGATTCTCAATAGTCAATTTCTTTCAATAGATTCCTCTAATTTGTGTTTTGGAACACTTTCTAAAATTTTAGGAAcacagggctggcctggtggctcaggcagttggaaagCCCGTGCTCCTAATGCAGAAGGTCGccaattcaattcccacaggggccagtgggacTTGCTTagctctacagctaagattgtcaacaacagctctccctggagctgggctgccgtgagcagccggaggttggtgtgaACTGCGgcgggctaccatgtgctgccatgagcggctgaCTGACCAccgcaactgactgcctcagccgggggggggggggggggggagcgcaaagctcataataccagcatgggccagggagctgcgtcccatacaactagactgagaaacaatggcttgaaccggagtgtgtgtgtgtgggggagatggaagaaagggaaaaaaattttaggaACATTAACTACCACTACCACTCCTAATATGACACATACAGCTATCAAACAATATCCCGATatgacacataaaaaaaaaaaatgggtcacCAACAAAAATTATCTGTGTTGAATTTCAGCCCATTAATACTTTATTCAATTAAGAAGGCACATTTCTATAACGTTTGTATCAACTAAGAAACATTTGGgttaaactttgttttgttccactaagttgggaagaagaaaaaaacttgctTTACAGGTGAAATACTGCTGTttctttgctcattcattcattcgtccaccaaacatttattgagtacctactaggtgccaggcactcttcCACACAGTGGAGACACAGCAGAAAACATGAGAATCCTgttctcatggagtttatattttagTGGGAAGAGACTTAAAACCCTGAGGCTGAGTGAGATCACCACAATTTTGAATTCATCCAGAGAAGTGGTCCAGGAACCAAGGCCTTTGTACTGTAAGCTAGTGGAGAGCTGACAGGAGGGGCACAAGGCCACGAGAAGGAATGGCCAGTGAAGTAGGACGAAAACCAGGGCAATGTGCTTTTCCTGAAAGGTAAGAGAAGATTTCAGGGGGGAGTGGTCACTGTGACAACAGTTGCTGACAGGACTCGGTGATGCCAATGTCACTGGTTACCTCGAGAAGAATGGAAGATTTGGGGTGT encodes:
- the FAM25A gene encoding protein FAM25A, encoding MLGGLGKLAAEGLAHRTEKATGEAVHAVEGVVKEVVEHAKEAGEKAIAEAFKKAQETGDKVVKEVTETVTHTVTNAVTHAAEGLGKLGQ